In the Enterobacter cloacae subsp. cloacae ATCC 13047 genome, AAGCTCGCTACCCAGTTCTACCAGAGAACCTTCGTCCAGCAGGCTGTGCAGGCGATTACGCGCCGTCATGCGCATGTGGTGGTCACACTTCGGACACACCTCAAGATTGCGTTCCAGTTCTGCGCGATACAGAACCTGACCACAGCTATCACACTTCGTCCATACCCCTTCAGGAATGCTCGCTTTACGCGTTGGGGTAATGTTGCTTTTAATTCGTTCAATCCAGCTCATTGATAACCTTTCTGCCTGAACCTGGTCGTATGCCAGTTTTGCTGTAAGAGGCGAATAATGCCATTTTTGCCTCCAACAGACCATGAATGTTGCACATTAAAACATAACAGCCCGAAACTTTGGATAAAAAAGTGGTCGAACCGCCTGCGTGCATTTACTTCGCTTGCTTTGCTGCCGCGCGCTTGTGACGAATGATTTCGATAACACCCGGTAAAACAGAAAGCACAATAATCGCTACAATCAGTAACTTAAGGTTTTCCTGAACTACAGGGAGATCGCCAAACAGGTAGCCTGCATAGGTAAAGAGCAGCACCCACAGCAGCGCGCCAATGACGTTGTATGCCGCAAAATGACGATAGGACATGTGCCCCATTCCCGCCACAAATGGCGCAAATGTACGCACAATAGGCACAAAACGCGCAAGGATAATGGTTTTTCCACCGTGGCGCTCATAAAACGCGTGGGTTTTATCTAAATAGCTACGACGGAAAATTTTTGAGTCCGGATTGCTGAATAAGCGCTCACCGAAGACCCGTCCAATGGTGTAGTTGACCGCGTCACCGACAATTGCGGCGATCACCATCAGCACCACCATTATGTGCACATTCAAATCGTTGCCAGGCAGCGCAGATAACGCCCCCGCGACGAACAGCAGCGAATCCCCCGGCAGAAATGGCGTGACTACCAGACCGGTTTCACAGAACAGAATGAGGAACAGAATGGCATACACCCAGACGCCATACTGCGCGACCAACTCCGCCAGGTGAACATCAATATGCAGAATGAAATCAATCAGAAAACGTATTACGTCCATATTGTCTAAGCCTTAATTGCACCTTTGTTTAGTCCGCCAGAAACAGCGGGCCCATTGGCGGTTTTGGCAGGTCAAACCGGTCCGGATAGTCCACCGAGACCAGATACAGCCCTTCCGCTTTCGCCGTTGCTGCCGCAAGCGTTCTGTCCTTCGCTGCCAGCAGTTCTGCAATCCAGCTCTCCGGCTGGTGTCCGGCACCCACTTCCATCAGGCTGCCCACAATATTCCGCACCATATGATGTACAAAGGCATTGGCTTTGATATCCACCACCACATACGCGCCAAAACGGCTGACGTTTATGTGCATGACGTTACGCCACGGCGTGCGGGACTGACACTGCACCGCACGAAACGAGGTAAAGTCATTTTCACCAATCAGACACTGCGCCGCACGATGCATACGTTCTGCATCCAGCGGTTCATAAAAATGCGTCACGCCCTGGCTTAGTACCGCCGGACGAAGACGCTGATTGTAGATGACATAGCGATAACGGCGCGCGGTGGCGCTGAAACGCGCATGAAAATCATCCGGCACAGCTTTCACCCAGCGCACCGCAATGTCACCAGGTAAATTCGCATTTACACCCAACGTCCAGGCAGCGTCCTTGCGCACGGCGGTGGTTTCAAAGTGAACCACCTGCCCCGTTCCGTGGACACCGGCGTCAGTGCGCCCTGCACACAGGACGTTAATCGGTTCGTTCGCCACCTGAGAGAGCGCTTTCTCCAGTTTTTCCTGGACACTGCGCACCTCATTTTGACGCTGCCAGCCATAATATTTACTGCCGTCGTACTCGATACCGAGGGCGACTTTATGAACCGGCTTTTGTTCCACGTCTGACATCAGTACAGATACTCCTGCACCAGTTTTTCAGCGATTTTGACCGCCATCAGCGCGCCGCCGAAGCGCACGTTATCGGCTACGGACCAGAACTGAACCTGCTCCGGCATACCGTAATCATTCCGTACGCAGCCCACCGAGAGGTGTGCGCTGCCGGTGGCATCGCCAACCTGCGTCGGGAATTCACTCTCTTCGGAGAGCACAATGTCTTCACCGCGGCCGAACGCATCACGCGCTTCTTCTGCGGCCAGCGGACGCAGGGCTTCGAAACCTACCATCTGCGCATGACCGTAAAAGACCGGCGACTGAACGACATTTGCGGAGATCATCAGCCCCTCGTCCTGCAGAATTTTGCGCGCTTCGTCGACGATACGGCGCTCTTCGCGCACGGAGCCTTCACGATCCGGCAGCAGCGGCAGCATATTGAATGCCAGCTGACGGCCGAAGAAATCGTCTTCGTCAATCGGGATGCCGTTCAGGAGCTTCGCACTCTGTCCGGCCAGCGCGTCGACGGCCTTTTTGCCTTGCGCAGAAGCGGAAAGCAGGCTGGTCACGGTGATACGCGACAGACCGCCATCGTCGATTAAAGGTTTAAGAGCGGTCAGCAGCTGGCTGGTCAGGCTATTGGGAACCGCAATGATATTGCG is a window encoding:
- the truA gene encoding tRNA pseudouridine(38-40) synthase TruA translates to MSDVEQKPVHKVALGIEYDGSKYYGWQRQNEVRSVQEKLEKALSQVANEPINVLCAGRTDAGVHGTGQVVHFETTAVRKDAAWTLGVNANLPGDIAVRWVKAVPDDFHARFSATARRYRYVIYNQRLRPAVLSQGVTHFYEPLDAERMHRAAQCLIGENDFTSFRAVQCQSRTPWRNVMHINVSRFGAYVVVDIKANAFVHHMVRNIVGSLMEVGAGHQPESWIAELLAAKDRTLAAATAKAEGLYLVSVDYPDRFDLPKPPMGPLFLAD
- a CDS encoding aspartate-semialdehyde dehydrogenase: MSEGWNIAILGATGAVGEALLETLAERQFPVGDIYALARTDSAGEHLRFGGKSVMVQDAAEFDWTQAQLAFFAAGAEATASYIEDATNSGCLVIDLSGLFSMEPDVPLVVPDVNPFVLADYRNRNIIAVPNSLTSQLLTALKPLIDDGGLSRITVTSLLSASAQGKKAVDALAGQSAKLLNGIPIDEDDFFGRQLAFNMLPLLPDREGSVREERRIVDEARKILQDEGLMISANVVQSPVFYGHAQMVGFEALRPLAAEEARDAFGRGEDIVLSEESEFPTQVGDATGSAHLSVGCVRNDYGMPEQVQFWSVADNVRFGGALMAVKIAEKLVQEYLY
- a CDS encoding DedA family protein; the encoded protein is MDVIRFLIDFILHIDVHLAELVAQYGVWVYAILFLILFCETGLVVTPFLPGDSLLFVAGALSALPGNDLNVHIMVVLMVIAAIVGDAVNYTIGRVFGERLFSNPDSKIFRRSYLDKTHAFYERHGGKTIILARFVPIVRTFAPFVAGMGHMSYRHFAAYNVIGALLWVLLFTYAGYLFGDLPVVQENLKLLIVAIIVLSVLPGVIEIIRHKRAAAKQAK